GCCGTCACCGTGCTCCGCGGGAAATGCGTGGAGGGGATCACCGCCAACGAGGAGCGCTGCCTCAGGTACGCGGAGCTCTCGCCGAGCCTCGCCACCGCGCTGAACCCCTACATCGGGTACGCGAAGGGGGCCGAGGTCGTGAAGGAGGCCCTCCGCACGGGGAAGACGATTCCCGAGGTCGTGCGGGAGAAGAAGCTGATGTCGGACGAGGAGATGAAGAGAGTGCTCGATCCCGTGAAGATGACCGAGCCGGGGATCACCGGAAAATCATAGACCTGCTCATCGGAGAGAACTCATGAGAATACTTGTGGTGTCGATCACATGTGTTGCGGCCACCGCCCTCGTGGCCTGCGGCGGAGCGACCAACCAGCCGACCGAGGTCCCCGCGTCGACGGCGACCCAGGCCCCCGCGACCCCGACGCAGGAGGCGGCGACGACCCCGCAGCCGACGGCGGGGCAGGCGGCGACGGGGCAGGCCCCGTCCCAGCCGCAGGCGTCGCGCCCGCGGCCCACGGCGCCGCCGGCGGCGTCGGCGCCCGCGAGCGGCACGCAGAATCCGGCGCCGACCGCGACCGCGTACAGGCCTCCGCCGCCGCCAAAAGCCGAGATGATCGAGGTCCCGGCGGGGACGGTCCTCGAGATGGAGCTGGTCGACCCGCTGTCGAGCAAGACGAACGTCGTGGGGGACACCTTTCACGCGAAGCTCACCGATGCGGTGACGATCGGCGGGCAGGACGTGATCCCCGCGGGATCGGTCGTCGAGGGGACGGTCACCGAGGCCATCTCGGCGAAGAAGATGACGGGGCAGGCGAGCCTCTCGCTCGAGTTCTCGAAGCTGACGCTGCCTGACGGCAAGTCGGTGGCCATCTCGGGAATGCTCACCGAGAAGGGAAAGAAGATCGGCAAGCGAACGGGCGCCGTCGTCGGCGGCTCGGCCGCGGGGGGCGCGCTCCTCGGTCGCATCATCGGCAAGAACACGAAGGGGGCGCTGATCGGCGGGCTCCTCGGCGCCGCCGCCGGCACCGGCGTCGCCGCGACGCAGAAGGGACAGGAGCTCAAGCTCCCAGAAGGGACGGCCTTCTCGGTCGAGACGTCCGGCCCCGTCCAGGTCCCCGTGCCCGCAAGGCGAAGTTGACGACGAAGCCAGGCTGATCGAAGGGCGCGGGGGTTCGCACCGGACCTCCGCGCCCCGCTCCGCAGCGCAAGTTCCCCCTCACCTCGCGCCACAGCGCGCACGCCCCCGTCCAACGGAATCCTGCGTCAATTCTCTCCGCCCGGAAACCGCGCCAGTGCAACCGGTTTGCGCGCGGCGATTCAGCGGACGACACGGCGCGAGTTGGCCCGGACTTTGTATTGATCACCATTGCCGGGCGCGAACACGGAACGGGGCGCCCGGCGGGTCCTGAGCTCTCGAACTTGACGATCGAGGGGTGGGATCGGAGCGGCGACGCCGGCCTCGAGATGGCGGCGAGGGAACGGCCCGACGCATCGTCCCGGACAATCCGGGGATGGGTCGATGACCCGACAGGATGCCTGGCGGGCCGTGAGCAACGCAGGGAGATCCGGCCGGGAGCCCTCCCCGGCAGATCAGGACGCGGCGCCGCGTCGGTTGCCACCCCGTTGCCGATAGAACACGGCGGCCTGCTTGAGGCCACCGGCGAGTGTACCGGGACGTTCGCGGAGCTAAGTTCTTGGTGGTCTCCTGCGAATCGGGGTAGGCGCGGGCCCCCGGTTCGACGAGCGTCCCGGTCTCCCCGCCCCGTCTCCCTTTCTATCCGGGCCCCCGAGGTCGTAGCATGCCGCGGTGACCGGCGGCGCGCCCCCCCACTCGTCCGAGCCCGTCTCCCGCCGCGAGATCCTCGCGTGGTGCCTCTACGACTTCGCGAACTCCTCGTTCTCGGTGATCGTCACCACCGTCGTCTTCAGCCGCTACTTCCAGCAGTTCGTCGTCGTGGGGGACGCGCAGTTCGGGAGCCTCCTCTGGGGGATCGCGATCTCCGTCTCGATGCTCCTGGTCGGGTTCGCGTCACCGCCTCTCGGCGCGATGGCGGACCTCTCCGCCTCGAAGAAGCGTGGCGTCGTCGTCTTCACCGCGGTCTGCGTCGCCGCGACGGCGGCTCTCTGGTTCGTGAAGCCCGGCGACGTCGCCCTCGCCATGATCCTCTTCATCGTCGCGAACATCGGCTTCGCGGGGTCGTTCTCCTTCTACAACGGCTTCCTCCCCGAGATCACGACCGAGGAGAACGTCGGCCGCGTCTCCGGGATGGGCTTCGCGTGGGGTTACGTGGGGGGCCTCGCGTGCCTCGCCGTCTGCCTCCCGCTCCTCCTCAAGCCGTGGGCGCCGGAGACCCTGGGATCGGTCCGGGCCTCCTTCCTCGTCACGGCGGCGTTCTTCGCCGTCTTCACCGTCCCCATCGTCCTCTGGCTGAAGGAGCGGGCCGTCCCGCAGGATCGCGTCGCCTTCTGGCCGCTGACCCGCGCCGCCTTCGGCCGTCTCTCAGAGACCTTGAGGCACGTGCGCGAGTACGAGGATCTCTTCAAGTACCTGATCGCCTTTCTCATCTACAACGACGCCATCGAGACGGTGATCTTCTTCTCGCCGGTCTTCGCCTCGGCGGTCCTGGGCTTCAGCGACGCGGAGGTGCTCTACCTCTTCGCGGCGGTGCAGGCGACGGCCTTCCTCGGCGCGTGGGCCCTCGCGGGCCTCACGGATCGCATCGGGGCGGCGCGCATGGTGGTGCTGACGCTCCTGGTCTGGTGCGGGCTCGTCGGGTGGGCATACTTCATCACGACGAAGCCCCTCTTCTGGGTGATGGCGCTCCTCGCGGGGCTGGTCCTCGGCCCCTGTCAGGCCGCGAGCCGATCGCTCATGTCGCTCTTCGTGCCGCGGGGAAGGAGCGCGGAGTTCTTCGGCTTCTTCTCGATCTCGGGGAAGTTCTCGGCGATCCTCGGGCCGCTCGTCTTCGGCTGGGCGACGTGGGCCTTCGGGAGCCACCGCGCGGGGCTCCTCTCGACGCTCTTCTTCTTCGTCGCGGGCCTTCTGCTGCTCCTCACGGTGAACGTCGACCG
This portion of the Acidobacteriota bacterium genome encodes:
- a CDS encoding MFS transporter; translated protein: MTGGAPPHSSEPVSRREILAWCLYDFANSSFSVIVTTVVFSRYFQQFVVVGDAQFGSLLWGIAISVSMLLVGFASPPLGAMADLSASKKRGVVVFTAVCVAATAALWFVKPGDVALAMILFIVANIGFAGSFSFYNGFLPEITTEENVGRVSGMGFAWGYVGGLACLAVCLPLLLKPWAPETLGSVRASFLVTAAFFAVFTVPIVLWLKERAVPQDRVAFWPLTRAAFGRLSETLRHVREYEDLFKYLIAFLIYNDAIETVIFFSPVFASAVLGFSDAEVLYLFAAVQATAFLGAWALAGLTDRIGAARMVVLTLLVWCGLVGWAYFITTKPLFWVMALLAGLVLGPCQAASRSLMSLFVPRGRSAEFFGFFSISGKFSAILGPLVFGWATWAFGSHRAGLLSTLFFFVAGLLLLLTVNVDRGKRAAGET